Within the Drosophila melanogaster chromosome 3R genome, the region TTATGTCCTACGCCGGCTATAGCCAGCTGCCCAGCGGCAGCGACCAGGAGCGCAGGCAGGCGCAGCTCGCGGCCAGCACCTACGACGTGCTACAGCGGACGACGGACAGTATCCAGCGATCCAACCAGATTGCCATCGAAACGGAGAACATGGGGGCGGAGGTAATTACCCAGATAGTAGCCATTAACAGGGCTAACTAATGCTCGCTTACGCATCAACAGGTACTCGGCGAACTGGGCGAGCAGAGGGAGTCGCTGCTACGCACCACGCGCCGCCTGGAGGACGCCGATCAGGATCTGTCCAAATCGAGGGTCATCATTCGGAAGTTGAGCAGGGAGGTGCTCTACAACAAGATCATCCTAATCCTGATTATCATTCTGGAGGTGGGCATACTCGTCGGCTTGCTGGTGCTGAAGTTCGCTCACCTGTGAGCCAATGCCATTCTATTCCAAAGTCGTAACCACCAAACAGGCGATGGACTATATATACCTATTAATCGTTACGAATTCTTTGTCCTAGTTAATAagcttataaatgtatatactCCACTAAAATGCACTTCCAATTCAAAAAGGTCAGTTTTAGGATATACCCAGCGATGAATCGGGTGGTTGATTATGTTTATTCATGTTGGCTAAAGCGTTAATGCCTTAGACGTCTATAATATGTATTATGGTAGTAAAACACAGATAAAATCGGGTCTGGACATCGGAAGCTCTGCACTCCGAAGAGTTTAGCCCAGTCCCAACgcatatacatacgtatgctATAACAATGATAATATGTAGTTCGTGCAGCACGCTATGCCACGACTATTTGGCAAAAAGCAACGTTAATTACATTCAGTGGGCGACAACGAGATAGTAGAACATCCTGAACAATGTCTGCATAATACTTGATCTATGATAAACGgttacatatatgtaagtatGTGGGCATCGCTTTGGGGATGCTTCTTTGTTCGAGAGATGTTTGGGATTTCGCAGAGCTGCGCCTCCTCATTCCTTTGGTGCAGCAGCTCTCCGCTTCAGTTGCCTTCAATTGTCCTTCGGAAGAACGATGGACCAGCCGAAAACGCGGCGATCGAAGCCGCAGGAGAAGAGATCGCAGTCCAGCAGCGGCTCCTCCGCCCACGCTACAGACGACACCATCCGTCGGTGGCCCTGCCGACTGGTCCGTGGCAATCGGGCGACTCTCTGCCCGTTCAAATCGAACAGTCGGATCTGTCGATTGTCATGCGGTATGGCGATAATTCCACCAGTGGAGACCGCCAAACGATTGACCGAGGAATCCGTTCGAATGGTGGCCAAGGCGGATCGCATGTTGCGCAGCTCCCAGACCTTGATTGTACGATCATCTGATCCGGACACCACCTTGTCGTCGCGTGCGAACACACTGGACGTAACCGTTTCCGTGTGCCCTTGGAAGACGGAGACCGCTGGGATTGCCTCTCGGAAGTCCCATAGACGGAACGTAGTGTCCCTGGAAGCGGTGACCACCAGGCGCTGGGTGGGATGTGCCGACACGTGGGTGAGCTCGTGGTCGTGCCCAGTGAGCGGCTGCAGTGGCAGGCCAGTCTCCACGTCCCACAGGATGGCAGTCCGATCCCAGCTGCCCGTGATGATTTGATCCATCGAAGAGAGCCAATCGGCGGCCACCACGACTGAAAGATGACCGCCGGGGCCTGTGAACTCGCAGAGCGGAGTGCGTAAGGTGTCCACACGATCGCGATCTTCCACCTGCTCATCACTGTCGTCCAGTTCCTCCTCTGAAGAATGGCCCTTCCTGAAAATCATGCAACGATTATTGAActactataaaatatattgcaaaGTTACTCACTTGGGCACTTCCCAGTTGACGGCCGCCTGCCAGATGTGGGCAGTACCATCCCCGCTGCCGGTGAGCACAAGATCTCGCTGCTGATGGAACTTGATGGAGTTTACGGAGCCGGCGTGCCCTTGGTACTGCAAAAGGCACCTGGCGCTCTCCACGCCCCAGATGCAGGCCGTATGATCGGCGGAGGCGGTGCCAATGATGGGTTGTCCCGCCTTGGCGGCAACCTGCCAGATGCCATCCTTGTGGCCGCCGAATTCTCGGACCACCGTGCTGACCACTGTGGGCGCCTTAAAGCTGGACACAATGCGGCTGGTTTGGGCCTTGATCTTGTTGCTGGCCTTGGCTTTGCTGCCGCCGGTAGCGCTGCTTAGTTTGGCCTTCAAGCTCTTGTGTGTACTGGATGCTGCAGCCAGGAAGCTGCCCGCCACCTCATCCGTCTGGGTTGCAGGCGTGGCCAAAGCTGCGGATGAGGCCTGAGTGCTCATTGAACCTCCTGCTGCGGATCTGGCATCGGGTGGAATCAATGACTccttggtggtggtggctatGTCTAGCTTCTCCTGCACTATAACAGAGAATAGGCTTTAATCATGCGTGCACTATACAAAATTTGACATATGTaagcaataaatattaaagtttATGAACGAGACCTTAAGGAGTTGTGGATTATATAGCTACTTACGGGCCTGGTTCTCCAGATACAGCTGCTCGAACTCCCGCTCGATCTGGGCGAAGAGGACGTGCAGGCGTGCACGGAATGGTGCATCTTCCGGTACGGCGGCCACGTCCTCCGTCAAACTGGTGAGGCGCACAGCCCGTGTCTTGCTAGCCTTCATGCTTTTCTTTTCGCCTCTTTGTTGTGTATCTCGCAAGTGATTTTCTGAGCCGAGCTGGTCGGCGATATCCGTTTCCTGGTGGGCAGAGCG harbors:
- the Vti1b gene encoding vesicle transport through interaction with t-SNAREs 1b, isoform A — translated: MSYAGYSQLPSGSDQERRQAQLAASTYDVLQRTTDSIQRSNQIAIETENMGAEVLGELGEQRESLLRTTRRLEDADQDLSKSRVIIRKLSREVLYNKIILILIIILEVGILVGLLVLKFAHL
- the Vti1b gene encoding vesicle transport through interaction with t-SNAREs 1b, isoform B, whose product is MGAEVLGELGEQRESLLRTTRRLEDADQDLSKSRVIIRKLSREVLYNKIILILIIILEVGILVGLLVLKFAHL
- the Wdr37 gene encoding WD repeat domain 37, producing the protein MKASKTRAVRLTSLTEDVAAVPEDAPFRARLHVLFAQIEREFEQLYLENQALQEKLDIATTTKESLIPPDARSAAGGSMSTQASSAALATPATQTDEVAGSFLAAASSTHKSLKAKLSSATGGSKAKASNKIKAQTSRIVSSFKAPTVVSTVVREFGGHKDGIWQVAAKAGQPIIGTASADHTACIWGVESARCLLQYQGHAGSVNSIKFHQQRDLVLTGSGDGTAHIWQAAVNWEVPKKGHSSEEELDDSDEQVEDRDRVDTLRTPLCEFTGPGGHLSVVVAADWLSSMDQIITGSWDRTAILWDVETGLPLQPLTGHDHELTHVSAHPTQRLVVTASRDTTFRLWDFREAIPAVSVFQGHTETVTSSVFARDDKVVSGSDDRTIKVWELRNMRSALATIRTDSSVNRLAVSTGGIIAIPHDNRQIRLFDLNGQRVARLPRTSRQGHRRMVSSVAWAEEPLLDCDLFSCGFDRRVFGWSIVLPKDN